The following coding sequences are from one Clostridia bacterium window:
- a CDS encoding sugar ABC transporter substrate-binding protein — protein sequence MRRILSIVLVFVLVGALFVGCSNAGEPADDKTPDEVSDGASDKQPSGDETKDKDKEQLTFGYTCMTMNNPFFIILEKSIRDKVEENGDVLITTDPAMDVSKQINQIEDLITQGIDAIFLNPVDWEGIRPALVALEEAGIPIINFDTEVKDMDFVTAYVGSDNKNAGRVCGEDLVSRFPDGGKIVVLDSPTMNSVNDRIEGFMEAIEGKGFEIVAQQDAKGDLQTSLKITEDILQAHPDILAIMGGNDPTALGALAACKAANLPDILIYGVDGSPEAKAEIASEDSQFVGSGAQSPISIGVQSVEVAYQILNGEPYEERTPVETFMINKDNVSEYGTDGWQ from the coding sequence ATGAGGAGGATTTTGTCAATTGTTTTAGTGTTTGTTTTAGTGGGTGCTCTTTTCGTTGGATGTTCTAACGCAGGAGAACCAGCAGATGATAAAACACCTGATGAAGTATCTGACGGGGCATCTGACAAACAACCATCTGGTGATGAAACAAAGGATAAGGATAAAGAGCAGCTGACATTTGGTTATACTTGTATGACTATGAACAACCCATTCTTTATTATCCTTGAAAAGTCTATCAGAGACAAAGTAGAGGAAAATGGTGATGTACTTATCACTACAGATCCAGCTATGGATGTATCAAAACAAATCAATCAAATTGAAGACCTTATTACCCAGGGCATAGATGCCATATTCCTTAACCCGGTGGACTGGGAAGGCATCAGGCCAGCTCTTGTAGCTTTAGAAGAAGCAGGTATTCCTATAATTAACTTTGACACAGAAGTAAAAGATATGGATTTTGTCACAGCATATGTAGGATCAGACAACAAGAATGCTGGTAGAGTTTGTGGGGAGGATTTAGTGAGCAGATTTCCTGATGGAGGCAAGATTGTGGTTTTAGACTCCCCGACAATGAACTCGGTGAATGACAGAATTGAGGGATTCATGGAAGCTATTGAAGGCAAAGGATTTGAAATTGTAGCACAACAAGACGCAAAAGGCGACCTTCAAACTTCACTCAAAATCACAGAAGATATACTTCAGGCCCATCCGGATATCCTAGCTATTATGGGCGGCAATGATCCTACAGCCCTTGGAGCATTGGCTGCATGTAAAGCTGCAAACCTGCCTGATATATTGATTTACGGCGTAGACGGGTCGCCAGAAGCAAAAGCTGAAATTGCTTCAGAGGATAGTCAGTTTGTTGGGTCGGGGGCTCAGTCACCTATATCCATAGGGGTTCAGTCTGTAGAAGTAGCGTATCAGATTTTAAATGGGGAACCCTATGAAGAGAGGACACCTGTAGAAACATTCATGATCAATAAAGATAATGTGTCTGAATACGGCACTGACGGATGGCAATAG
- a CDS encoding sugar ABC transporter ATP-binding protein: MEQKILLRMKDIHKRFPGVYALKSVDFELKAGEIHGILGENGAGKSTLIKVLGGIYSIDKGDIFIDGKKVNIQSVKDAQDNGISIIHQDLVLVPDMTVAENIFLGRESVNQAGFIDKEKMQEDAQKLLDEFDLGIRSTMKIRDLTVANQQMVEIIKAISFNAKILVMDEPTSSLSEKEVSSLFKTIQRLRNQGVGIIYISHRMSEFKEISDRVTVLRDGEYIGTRVTKETTTEELINMMVGRELKHYYTRTYNDSTETVMEIKNLSSEDTLRDINFDVKKGEILGFAGLVGAGRSEVMKCIFGIDAITSGEIWIENQKAEIKSPNDAMDYGVVLVPEDRKLEALFPEQSVKYNMTIKVLEQFIKGISVDTNKEEEIANKYVQEMSIKTPSLNQIMNNLSGGNQQKVVISRWLATHPKILILDEPTRGVDVGAKAEIYVIMNDLASRGVSIIMVSSELPEVINMSDRVVVMSNGRIAGYLERDELSQEKIMHLATQEM, encoded by the coding sequence TTGGAACAAAAAATACTTCTCCGTATGAAAGATATTCACAAAAGGTTTCCCGGTGTTTATGCATTAAAAAGTGTGGATTTTGAGCTGAAGGCTGGAGAGATTCATGGTATTTTAGGTGAAAATGGTGCAGGCAAGTCCACGCTTATTAAGGTGCTGGGAGGTATATATTCAATTGATAAGGGAGATATATTTATTGACGGTAAAAAAGTAAATATCCAGAGTGTGAAGGATGCACAAGATAATGGAATAAGCATTATCCACCAAGATCTAGTCCTTGTACCGGATATGACAGTTGCAGAGAACATATTTCTTGGTCGGGAATCTGTCAATCAAGCAGGATTTATCGATAAAGAAAAAATGCAAGAAGATGCACAAAAGCTTTTAGATGAGTTTGACTTGGGAATTCGATCTACCATGAAAATACGAGATTTAACTGTGGCTAATCAGCAAATGGTTGAAATTATCAAAGCAATATCCTTTAATGCTAAGATTCTTGTTATGGATGAGCCAACTTCTTCTCTTTCAGAAAAAGAAGTTTCGAGTTTATTCAAGACCATTCAGCGTTTAAGAAATCAGGGAGTGGGGATAATTTATATTTCCCACAGAATGTCTGAGTTTAAAGAAATCTCTGACAGGGTAACTGTTCTGCGAGATGGAGAGTATATAGGCACTAGAGTGACTAAAGAGACCACTACAGAAGAACTGATCAACATGATGGTAGGGAGAGAATTAAAACATTATTATACTAGGACTTATAATGATTCAACAGAAACTGTCATGGAAATCAAGAATCTATCTAGCGAAGATACATTGCGGGATATAAACTTTGACGTTAAAAAAGGTGAGATATTGGGTTTCGCTGGATTGGTAGGCGCTGGACGGAGCGAGGTTATGAAATGTATTTTTGGAATAGATGCTATCACATCAGGCGAAATCTGGATAGAAAATCAGAAAGCAGAAATTAAGAGCCCAAATGATGCTATGGATTATGGGGTGGTGCTTGTTCCTGAAGATCGCAAACTGGAAGCTCTATTTCCAGAACAAAGTGTCAAATATAATATGACTATCAAAGTGCTGGAACAGTTTATTAAGGGTATTTCTGTAGATACAAACAAAGAGGAGGAGATAGCAAATAAATATGTTCAAGAGATGTCTATCAAAACTCCCAGTTTAAATCAAATAATGAACAATTTAAGTGGTGGCAATCAGCAAAAGGTTGTGATCAGCAGATGGCTCGCAACACATCCTAAAATCCTTATACTTGATGAACCAACTAGGGGTGTGGACGTAGGGGCCAAAGCTGAGATATATGTCATTATGAATGATTTAGCTTCAAGAGGAGTATCCATCATAATGGTTTCTTCTGAACTTCCAGAGGTCATAAATATGAGCGATAGAGTGGTAGTCATGTCTAATGGGCGCATAGCCGGCTATCTAGAACGAGACGAACTATCACAAGAAAAAATAATGCATCTGGCAACACAAGAGATGTAG